A single window of Halobacteriovorax sp. GB3 DNA harbors:
- a CDS encoding PilZ domain-containing protein — MNGDDQGKKEILSEVGEIQEKLEEFAKGKRFFYIKTLKSNVSCYFESLKRDSFTVKLSKADEHVKFQSNSLYVFSALRNGIFYEFEAVCESVGPYIFHFSYPKEITITQKREYDRFEIHQMKNPSVGLVIDGEKYSYKLFDLSQGGLAFLVPTSVRDLFRQEQYLEFSKIGSKSFVGNVEGTIAHISEIRHEGDVYLKVGVQFFNVPSFDLSQ, encoded by the coding sequence ATGAATGGTGATGATCAGGGAAAAAAAGAAATACTTAGTGAAGTCGGGGAGATTCAGGAGAAACTTGAAGAGTTTGCTAAGGGAAAACGATTTTTTTATATCAAGACTTTAAAGTCAAATGTTAGCTGCTATTTTGAAAGTCTTAAAAGAGATAGTTTTACTGTTAAACTCTCTAAGGCAGATGAGCACGTTAAGTTCCAGTCGAACTCTCTTTATGTATTTTCAGCTTTAAGAAATGGAATTTTCTATGAGTTTGAAGCAGTTTGCGAATCTGTTGGCCCCTATATTTTTCATTTCTCTTATCCTAAAGAAATAACAATTACGCAAAAAAGAGAATACGATCGCTTTGAAATTCACCAAATGAAAAATCCAAGTGTAGGACTTGTCATTGATGGAGAAAAGTACTCTTATAAACTCTTTGATTTATCACAGGGAGGGCTCGCTTTTCTCGTTCCCACGAGTGTTCGCGACCTTTTTCGACAAGAACAATATTTAGAGTTTTCTAAAATTGGATCTAAAAGCTTCGTTGGTAATGTTGAAGGAACTATTGCTCATATTTCTGAAATAAGACATGAGGGCGATGTGTATTTAAAAGTCGGTGTCCAGTTTTTCAACGTACCAAGCTTTGATCTCAGTCAATAG
- a CDS encoding glycosyltransferase family 9 protein: MLKHKANNILILKNRAMGDSIMGLSSVQYLRSLYPNSKIYYGMPKWITKLYANVEIEADAVIDISLNSLGDWFKLWKKLKFLKIDLVYEMHQAGRSAKFFNIYSTLTGIPYYYHNHHLKEGTKVFDQGVIKSLIQRDLDGLYSLLTDQSAYPNFLDYQPTMNPKNHMDLEDGFVVFGVVATRETKMWPLDHYIGLARLLKKKIKIPLSTSDVDRKIKEEILKLNPSDNVEIVHIPLENLPLFMSKASLYIGNDTGLKHLAIATGIKSYTFFGPEPPNEWHPYDVNNHPYFYREGLECRTREAHYCGLSTCESMICLNQFYPSQVYEVIKRDLNE; the protein is encoded by the coding sequence ATGCTTAAACATAAAGCGAATAATATTCTTATTCTTAAAAATAGGGCCATGGGCGATAGCATCATGGGTCTATCATCTGTACAATATCTTCGTTCACTTTATCCAAATAGTAAAATCTATTATGGGATGCCTAAATGGATTACAAAATTGTATGCCAATGTTGAAATTGAAGCGGATGCAGTTATTGATATAAGCTTAAATAGTTTGGGTGATTGGTTTAAGCTTTGGAAAAAATTGAAGTTTCTTAAAATTGATCTCGTCTATGAGATGCATCAAGCTGGTCGATCTGCAAAATTTTTCAATATCTATTCAACTCTTACAGGTATTCCTTACTATTATCATAATCATCACCTTAAAGAAGGAACGAAAGTCTTTGATCAAGGAGTGATAAAATCTCTTATTCAAAGAGATCTCGATGGACTTTACTCTCTGCTGACCGATCAAAGTGCATATCCTAATTTTTTAGATTATCAACCAACGATGAATCCAAAAAATCATATGGATCTAGAGGATGGCTTTGTTGTTTTTGGTGTCGTGGCAACGAGAGAAACGAAGATGTGGCCACTTGATCACTATATTGGTTTGGCGCGTTTGTTAAAAAAGAAAATTAAAATTCCTCTCTCTACTTCTGATGTTGATAGGAAGATCAAAGAAGAGATTTTAAAACTTAATCCTAGCGATAATGTAGAGATTGTTCATATTCCTTTGGAAAATTTACCACTCTTTATGTCTAAAGCATCTTTATATATTGGAAATGATACAGGGCTCAAGCATTTGGCCATTGCAACAGGTATAAAGAGTTATACATTTTTTGGGCCGGAGCCGCCAAATGAATGGCATCCATATGATGTTAATAACCACCCTTATTTTTATAGAGAAGGATTAGAGTGTCGAACGAGAGAGGCACACTATTGTGGGCTTAGTACTTGTGAAAGTATGATTTGCTTGAATCAATTTTACCCTTCTCAAGTTTATGAAGTTATAAAAAGAGACCTAAATGAATAA
- a CDS encoding glycosyltransferase family 2 protein, whose translation MDIPMVKISAAIITFNEEKNIERCIKSLIDVVDEIVVVDSFSTDRTEEICKKYDVTFIQNPFAGHIQQKNFALEKATYDHVLSLDADEALDETLKGEILKVKDNFTADGYYFNRLTNYVDHWVKNCGWYPDRKLRLLNKNLGKWGGVNPHDLIIMNEGSTTQYLRGDLLHYSYDSITDHVNQTNKFTTIAAKAAYSQGKRSSAFKIVSRPILKFLKDYFLKKGFLDGQYGLIICSINALYALLKYSKIKELQDGKSID comes from the coding sequence ATGGATATCCCAATGGTTAAAATCTCAGCTGCCATTATAACTTTTAATGAAGAAAAGAACATTGAACGATGCATAAAGTCACTTATTGACGTCGTCGATGAAATCGTAGTTGTAGACTCGTTTTCCACAGATAGAACAGAAGAGATCTGTAAAAAGTATGATGTTACATTCATTCAAAACCCATTTGCTGGCCATATTCAACAAAAGAACTTTGCACTAGAGAAGGCGACATACGATCATGTCCTGAGTCTTGATGCTGATGAAGCTCTAGATGAAACACTTAAGGGTGAAATTCTAAAAGTAAAAGACAACTTTACTGCAGATGGATACTACTTTAATCGCTTAACGAATTACGTTGATCATTGGGTGAAAAACTGTGGTTGGTACCCAGATCGCAAACTAAGACTACTTAATAAAAATCTTGGAAAATGGGGAGGAGTTAATCCTCATGATCTCATCATTATGAATGAAGGATCGACAACTCAATACTTAAGAGGTGACCTACTCCATTACAGTTACGACTCAATTACAGATCATGTAAATCAAACCAATAAGTTTACAACCATTGCTGCAAAAGCCGCATACTCTCAAGGCAAAAGATCAAGTGCTTTTAAAATTGTTTCAAGACCGATTCTAAAATTTCTAAAAGATTACTTTTTGAAAAAAGGTTTCTTAGATGGTCAATATGGTCTAATCATTTGTTCGATCAATGCTCTCTATGCGCTATTAAAATACTCAAAAATTAAAGAGCTGCAAGATGGAAAGTCTATTGACTGA
- a CDS encoding glycosyltransferase, with the protein MKIVFVHMGVLPVKTYGGTERILFWHMKELVRQGHQVALIGNKNSEVTKYGIDLIPLEAKDEQLWPTLIPNDADLVHLQWNWQQELGIPHVCTVHGNGKPGETFYKNTVFVSKRHAQNHQSKSYVHNAIDFEEYPFEAPKKQKWDEFLFLAKASWRVKNVKHAVKACKKAKKILHIAGGKVLSFSKYIKNEGFVGGQKKLDLIRQSDALVFPIRWEEPFGIAVIEAMSQGRPVVVSPYGSMKELVTPEVGFICNNYLELEQVIIQNENNFDPLIIREYAEEHFSINLYTQRYVELYKKVVAGRSLNDQNPHFPGPKRAEDLLPF; encoded by the coding sequence ATGAAAATTGTTTTCGTACATATGGGTGTTCTTCCAGTTAAAACGTATGGGGGAACTGAAAGAATTCTTTTTTGGCATATGAAAGAATTAGTTCGCCAAGGTCATCAGGTAGCTTTAATTGGAAATAAAAATAGTGAAGTCACAAAATATGGAATTGATTTAATTCCTCTTGAGGCAAAAGATGAGCAGCTGTGGCCTACACTTATTCCTAATGATGCAGATCTTGTTCATTTACAATGGAATTGGCAGCAGGAACTTGGAATTCCTCATGTGTGTACTGTGCACGGAAATGGAAAGCCTGGTGAAACTTTTTATAAAAACACTGTTTTTGTATCGAAAAGACATGCACAAAATCATCAATCAAAATCTTATGTCCATAATGCAATTGATTTTGAAGAATATCCTTTTGAAGCTCCTAAAAAACAAAAGTGGGATGAGTTTCTCTTTTTAGCGAAAGCTTCGTGGAGAGTGAAAAATGTGAAGCATGCTGTAAAAGCATGTAAAAAAGCTAAGAAGATTCTTCACATTGCTGGGGGAAAAGTTCTTTCTTTTTCTAAATACATTAAAAATGAAGGCTTTGTTGGTGGACAAAAAAAGTTGGATCTTATTCGCCAATCAGATGCTCTCGTTTTTCCTATTCGATGGGAAGAGCCCTTTGGAATCGCTGTCATTGAGGCCATGAGCCAAGGAAGACCTGTTGTTGTTTCGCCTTATGGGAGTATGAAAGAGCTTGTGACTCCTGAGGTAGGATTTATTTGTAATAACTATCTAGAGCTTGAGCAAGTTATCATTCAAAATGAGAATAATTTTGATCCTTTAATAATTCGAGAATATGCTGAAGAGCACTTTTCTATCAATCTCTATACTCAGCGATACGTTGAGTTATACAAGAAAGTTGTTGCGGGGCGTAGTCTGAACGATCAAAACCCTCACTTTCCTGGACCAAAGAGGGCAGAGGATTTACTGCCATTTTAA
- a CDS encoding transposase, translated as MTRTTTIRTSKYPYHIVNRCHRKAPFPIPLNDVWNLFIYELEKVQKEENLTIYAFVLMPNHFHLLCQTPKSNIDKVMYKLMKRLTYKIQIKAEIINSIFGGRYKSSLVRDQNYYYNVYKYVLQNPLRAKLSHDFLKYPFLLCSEKANKTAVKITKFVDCTSREDQFSSWINTSFCENDHLLIQKAMKKRIYQYPKNQGYRQNPQANFTQ; from the coding sequence ATGACAAGAACTACAACGATTAGAACTTCTAAATACCCCTATCACATTGTAAACCGTTGCCACAGAAAAGCTCCGTTTCCTATTCCTTTAAATGATGTCTGGAATCTTTTTATCTATGAATTAGAAAAAGTTCAAAAGGAAGAGAACCTAACTATATATGCCTTTGTTTTGATGCCCAACCACTTTCACCTATTATGCCAAACTCCAAAATCTAACATCGATAAAGTCATGTATAAGCTTATGAAGCGCTTAACCTACAAGATTCAAATTAAGGCAGAGATTATCAATTCTATCTTTGGTGGTCGGTATAAAAGCTCACTTGTTCGAGATCAAAACTACTATTACAACGTTTATAAATATGTACTCCAAAATCCCCTAAGAGCGAAACTCTCTCACGATTTCCTCAAATATCCTTTTCTTTTATGCTCCGAAAAGGCCAATAAAACAGCTGTCAAAATCACTAAATTTGTTGACTGTACCTCAAGAGAAGATCAATTTTCATCATGGATTAATACTAGTTTTTGTGAAAATGATCATCTTCTCATCCAAAAAGCGATGAAAAAGAGAATTTATCAATACCCTAAAAACCAAGGTTATCGCCAGAATCCTCAAGCGAACTTTACGCAGTGA
- a CDS encoding PEP/pyruvate-binding domain-containing protein: MSIISFNEISESSQIGEKGKNLGLMTNWGVPVPNGIVLTDLPTSSEWEELLNWWSEQNYGPLAIRSSACGEDSKEHSFAGQNETFLNVKTDSELKSSIEKCFASVYGKSSVAYREHFIGKNSEVKMNVVVQLMVEPEFSGVYFSVDPRDTSKDWLLEIVEGYGEKLVSGEVTPYKLHKDSKETIEKWKSENTKSLEEIGLKLKKKLASEIDMEWAVDKEGVLHILQVRPITASATNHETVLKEELARLKKENSEGAMWDGGSFQEVPGLPSPLTFSLWQEAFAPNRGFHEALKELGYLGFVDEDFSPHESVFETVFGRAFINLEKTNKIFFGPIPYRLDPIPTPHLIFDYKKIDATTVLRTPISLYHMIKVGFEVSSNRKKWISTIEKDLLKFQEKMQRPSGGDLYENWDIEQLRERLAKEINVFTTYSLKSTFILILLIQATTESLKKILNSVYKDKKKSESVFNYWLAKDLKTVTSDMGLYFIKALEDSQKIPFFMARYGHRAPGELELSNPRWEELGDKSFQSRGASSYSEQKEKNDFSIDQEIESIKSYKRVLIKEEWEILKSLLELREKLKLEILRPYAHIRYLALEIGKRTGLGDLVFWLSSKELLEAQYNKEIHLLKKHAETKKEQFESFQTLSLPMIVSLEEIEEILNSDKEENLQKGSSLVGEPISPGIAKGIVKVIKNVSEIDLESLPEDCIIVTEATDPGWTPVFTRARGIIVEKGGVLSHCAIVAREMHIPAVSQVHQCYKILKDGDVVWLDGNNGRIIIK, from the coding sequence ATGAGTATTATATCGTTTAATGAAATTTCAGAGTCTAGCCAGATTGGAGAAAAGGGAAAGAACCTAGGTTTAATGACAAACTGGGGTGTCCCTGTTCCAAATGGAATTGTATTAACAGATCTTCCGACAAGTTCTGAGTGGGAAGAATTATTGAATTGGTGGAGCGAGCAAAACTATGGCCCTCTTGCCATTCGTTCAAGTGCTTGCGGCGAAGACTCGAAAGAGCATAGCTTTGCCGGCCAAAATGAGACCTTTCTCAACGTAAAGACAGACTCTGAATTAAAATCATCAATTGAAAAGTGCTTCGCCTCTGTATACGGAAAATCTAGTGTTGCCTACAGAGAACACTTCATTGGAAAGAATAGCGAAGTTAAGATGAACGTGGTTGTTCAGCTGATGGTTGAACCAGAATTTTCTGGTGTCTATTTTTCTGTTGACCCACGAGATACAAGTAAAGACTGGCTCCTTGAAATTGTTGAGGGATATGGTGAAAAGCTAGTATCGGGAGAGGTGACACCCTATAAACTTCATAAAGATTCAAAAGAAACAATTGAAAAATGGAAAAGTGAAAATACAAAATCACTTGAAGAGATTGGCCTGAAGTTAAAAAAGAAACTGGCCAGTGAAATTGATATGGAATGGGCCGTTGATAAAGAAGGCGTCCTTCACATTCTTCAAGTTCGTCCAATTACAGCATCTGCGACAAATCATGAGACGGTTTTAAAAGAAGAGCTTGCCCGTTTGAAAAAAGAAAATAGCGAAGGTGCAATGTGGGATGGAGGAAGTTTTCAAGAAGTCCCAGGTTTACCAAGTCCTTTGACTTTCTCTTTATGGCAAGAGGCCTTTGCTCCTAATCGTGGTTTTCATGAGGCCTTGAAGGAACTTGGCTACCTCGGTTTTGTTGACGAAGACTTTTCACCTCATGAGTCCGTTTTTGAAACTGTTTTTGGAAGAGCATTTATTAATTTAGAAAAGACAAATAAGATTTTCTTTGGGCCAATACCATATCGTCTTGATCCTATTCCTACACCTCATCTTATTTTTGATTACAAGAAAATAGATGCAACAACAGTTCTTAGAACACCAATTTCTCTTTATCATATGATCAAAGTTGGATTTGAAGTTTCAAGTAATCGAAAAAAATGGATCTCAACGATTGAGAAAGATCTATTGAAATTTCAAGAAAAAATGCAAAGGCCTAGTGGAGGGGATCTTTATGAGAACTGGGATATTGAGCAATTAAGAGAGAGACTTGCTAAAGAAATTAACGTTTTTACAACTTATTCATTGAAGTCGACTTTCATCTTAATCCTTCTCATTCAGGCAACGACAGAGTCTTTGAAGAAGATCTTAAACTCAGTCTACAAGGATAAAAAGAAAAGCGAATCAGTATTTAATTACTGGCTTGCTAAGGATCTTAAAACAGTTACAAGTGATATGGGTCTCTATTTTATTAAAGCACTTGAGGACTCCCAAAAAATTCCATTCTTTATGGCCCGTTATGGGCACCGTGCTCCTGGAGAACTTGAGTTATCAAATCCGCGTTGGGAAGAGTTAGGAGATAAGAGTTTTCAAAGTCGTGGAGCTTCTTCATATAGTGAGCAAAAAGAGAAGAATGACTTTTCTATTGATCAAGAAATCGAATCGATAAAATCTTATAAGCGCGTCCTGATAAAAGAAGAGTGGGAGATATTAAAGTCTCTTTTAGAACTGCGAGAGAAACTGAAATTAGAAATCCTTAGACCATATGCTCATATTCGTTATCTTGCACTTGAAATTGGAAAGAGAACTGGCCTTGGAGATCTTGTTTTCTGGTTGAGTTCAAAAGAGTTATTAGAAGCGCAATACAATAAAGAGATCCATCTTCTTAAAAAGCATGCTGAAACAAAGAAAGAGCAATTTGAAAGCTTTCAAACACTTTCTTTACCTATGATTGTCTCTCTTGAAGAGATCGAAGAAATTTTAAACTCTGATAAAGAAGAAAACTTACAAAAGGGATCATCTCTTGTTGGTGAGCCAATCTCTCCAGGTATTGCAAAAGGTATTGTTAAAGTCATTAAGAATGTATCAGAAATAGACTTAGAGTCACTTCCTGAGGATTGTATCATCGTTACTGAAGCAACAGACCCCGGTTGGACACCTGTTTTTACGAGAGCACGTGGGATTATCGTTGAAAAGGGTGGGGTTCTCTCTCACTGTGCCATTGTTGCTAGAGAGATGCATATACCAGCAGTGAGTCAAGTACATCAATGTTATAAAATTTTAAAAGACGGAGACGTCGTTTGGTTGGATGGAAATAATGGAAGAATTATTATTAAGTAA
- a CDS encoding sulfite exporter TauE/SafE family protein, whose product MTVILLYLLLGSLSGTLAGLLGIGGGVVLVPGLAAIFSYFADGSNVMQMATGTSLGIIAFTSIISCRSHYKRGAVDFSIVKKIFFYIVFGVFLGSRVSYLIKSEVLEIVFALFLLFVSYKMVFTKVNKKNDSSETTFKLGMIDRLICLIIGLKSGLLGIGGGSMSVPYLVYRSIDVRKAIGTSALIGLTLSWVGALSHIFIGYQNSGSFHHGINLVALCSVAPMSMIFAPIGVKLSHALPVLTLRRFFGAFVFIVAVKMIL is encoded by the coding sequence ATGACAGTTATTTTACTTTATCTTCTCCTTGGTTCTTTGAGCGGCACTTTGGCCGGTCTTCTTGGAATTGGGGGAGGAGTTGTTCTCGTTCCTGGTTTGGCAGCTATTTTTTCTTATTTCGCAGATGGTAGTAATGTCATGCAAATGGCAACAGGAACCTCTCTTGGAATTATTGCCTTTACTTCAATCATTAGTTGTCGTTCCCACTATAAAAGAGGTGCCGTTGATTTCTCTATAGTGAAAAAGATTTTCTTTTATATTGTCTTTGGAGTTTTTCTTGGAAGCCGAGTTTCTTATCTTATTAAGAGTGAAGTTTTAGAGATTGTCTTTGCTCTTTTTCTTCTCTTTGTTTCTTATAAGATGGTTTTTACTAAAGTTAATAAGAAAAATGATTCGTCTGAAACTACTTTTAAACTGGGGATGATTGATCGCTTAATCTGTTTAATTATTGGTTTGAAAAGTGGACTCTTAGGAATCGGTGGAGGGTCGATGAGCGTTCCCTATCTCGTTTATAGAAGTATCGATGTTAGAAAGGCCATTGGAACTTCTGCTTTAATCGGGCTAACTCTTTCTTGGGTTGGAGCCCTTTCTCATATTTTTATTGGTTATCAAAATTCTGGAAGTTTTCACCACGGTATTAATCTCGTTGCCCTTTGTTCAGTTGCGCCGATGAGTATGATTTTTGCACCTATTGGAGTGAAGCTCTCTCACGCCCTTCCTGTCTTAACGTTGAGAAGATTCTTCGGTGCCTTTGTCTTTATTGTGGCAGTGAAGATGATCCTCTAA
- a CDS encoding polyprenol monophosphomannose synthase, producing MELPWDESLIIIPTYNEIDNIERMIKTVFGLYPEVSLLIIEDGSPDGTADVVKRLQGDFSNLHMIERTGKLGLGTAYTTGFKWALDKGYNFVFEMDCDFSHDPEQVKDLLAAAQVNDLVIGSRYIDGIRIINWPFRRLLLSYCASIYTRFMTGIPVFDTTGGFKCFTRKALETINLDNIISNGYIFQLELNYKVWSKGLNVKEVPIIFYERRDGQSKMGGGIIFEAVFNVIKLRLKKMMGSL from the coding sequence ATGGAATTACCTTGGGATGAAAGTTTAATAATTATACCTACTTATAATGAAATTGATAATATCGAGAGAATGATTAAGACTGTATTTGGTCTTTATCCTGAAGTTTCTCTTTTGATTATTGAGGACGGTTCTCCTGATGGAACTGCTGATGTCGTTAAAAGACTACAAGGCGATTTCTCAAATCTTCATATGATTGAGAGAACTGGTAAGCTTGGTCTTGGGACGGCTTATACAACAGGTTTTAAGTGGGCCTTAGATAAAGGGTATAATTTTGTTTTTGAAATGGACTGTGACTTTTCACACGATCCTGAACAAGTTAAAGACCTACTCGCTGCTGCTCAGGTAAATGATCTCGTTATCGGTTCTCGTTATATTGACGGAATTAGAATTATCAATTGGCCTTTCAGAAGACTTCTTCTTTCTTATTGCGCTTCAATCTATACGCGCTTTATGACGGGAATTCCTGTCTTCGATACAACAGGTGGTTTCAAGTGCTTTACAAGAAAGGCACTGGAAACAATTAATTTAGATAATATCATTTCTAATGGTTATATTTTTCAACTCGAACTCAATTACAAAGTTTGGTCTAAGGGTCTAAATGTAAAAGAAGTTCCAATCATTTTTTATGAGAGACGTGATGGGCAATCAAAGATGGGTGGCGGAATTATTTTCGAAGCTGTTTTTAATGTCATTAAATTGCGCTTGAAAAAAATGATGGGCAGTCTCTAG
- a CDS encoding outer membrane protein assembly factor BamB family protein, with amino-acid sequence MEELLLSNIQVSIIPTVLIPLSLVSFALSMVASFIAGLFGIKLKTEGAKKLVELVVKPKFIIFAIISNFVFLGLFKGYDYVKTLPHPLFYIQYSNDTQISNQFYENSITDKFEFERNLNVKKTELNEQLHVKLESGAFYMPLVTEKSFFFGTKNGDLLEIDRKSFKVLRKLKLGTFIPSGLIIHNNHLYTGEGVHTTHHARIYKIKLKDFTVDNIFTTKGHTEGTATLLSDSLIFPAGGDGVYRIETKSLEKIWHAKIGHTDSQALVESEAVYIGTGLDKVDPKERAKAFALEKTTGEIIWKRDLIASSWFKPIAFDKRVCFVTGEIYFKSEISGLECFERSSGKPVGTYRSLSPLTSLPILLGENFVFAKRNGEVCSIKAKNLVENWCQKTANDGHSYSSIMYDKFRDLLVYATRASGLFTLDPDSGKLIQHLSIEGWKSTFARPLVLEEGIITIDLEGNIRRFN; translated from the coding sequence ATGGAAGAATTATTATTAAGTAATATTCAAGTATCAATTATCCCGACGGTTTTGATTCCACTCAGTCTTGTGAGTTTCGCTCTCAGTATGGTCGCATCTTTTATTGCCGGACTGTTTGGTATTAAATTAAAAACAGAGGGGGCAAAGAAGTTAGTTGAACTTGTTGTAAAACCAAAGTTTATCATCTTTGCGATTATTTCTAACTTTGTTTTTCTAGGTCTTTTTAAAGGATATGATTACGTAAAAACACTTCCTCATCCTCTTTTCTATATTCAATATTCTAATGACACTCAGATATCAAATCAGTTTTACGAGAATTCGATTACAGATAAATTTGAATTTGAGAGAAATTTAAATGTTAAAAAAACTGAGCTGAATGAGCAGTTACATGTGAAACTAGAAAGTGGGGCTTTCTACATGCCACTAGTAACAGAGAAATCTTTCTTTTTTGGAACTAAGAATGGTGACTTATTGGAAATCGATAGAAAGAGTTTTAAAGTTCTAAGAAAGTTAAAGTTAGGAACATTTATTCCAAGTGGTTTAATCATCCATAATAATCATCTCTATACAGGTGAAGGCGTTCATACAACTCACCATGCGAGAATCTATAAGATTAAGCTCAAAGATTTTACTGTTGATAATATCTTTACAACAAAAGGACATACTGAGGGGACGGCTACACTACTTTCTGACTCTTTAATATTCCCTGCTGGTGGAGATGGCGTTTATCGAATAGAGACAAAGAGTTTAGAAAAGATTTGGCATGCAAAAATTGGTCATACTGATTCTCAAGCACTTGTTGAAAGTGAAGCGGTCTATATTGGTACTGGGCTTGATAAAGTTGATCCCAAAGAGAGAGCAAAAGCATTTGCTTTAGAAAAAACAACCGGAGAGATCATCTGGAAAAGAGATCTCATTGCATCGAGTTGGTTTAAGCCTATAGCATTTGATAAAAGAGTTTGTTTTGTGACTGGTGAAATTTATTTTAAGTCTGAAATCTCTGGACTTGAGTGCTTTGAAAGAAGTAGTGGAAAACCGGTAGGGACATATCGTTCACTTTCCCCATTAACTTCTCTGCCTATTTTGTTAGGAGAGAACTTCGTCTTTGCTAAACGAAATGGAGAAGTATGCTCTATTAAAGCGAAGAACTTAGTTGAAAATTGGTGCCAAAAAACTGCTAATGATGGTCATTCTTATAGTAGTATTATGTATGACAAATTTCGTGATTTACTCGTTTATGCAACAAGGGCATCTGGGCTCTTCACTCTTGATCCAGACTCAGGAAAGTTGATACAACATTTAAGCATAGAGGGATGGAAGAGTACTTTTGCAAGACCTCTTGTATTAGAAGAGGGGATTATTACAATTGATCTAGAAGGAAATATAAGACGTTTTAATTAA